From the genome of uncultured Fusobacterium sp.:
TCTGATAATCCAATATATGGTTCTTTTAATCCCATATCTTTTATTATTTTTAAAATTCCTTTTCCTACTAAACCACCTACATCTGATTTGCCATTATCTTTTAAAGGAACATCAACACTTGGATTTGAAAGATATCCCTTTACTCCACCATCAGCATCTGCTGTAACAACCATATTATTAAGCTGTCCATTAGTATCTGTTCTAAGAGTTAAAATATCCTTTCCTTTTAAAGTACTTCCCATTATAACTCCAGCTGTAAGTAATCTTCCAAAAGCATCTATTGCTGTTGGACTACATTTATGGATATCTTGAGCCTTTTGAACTATATCTGTTGTATCTACAACAAAAAATCTAGCGTTTTTACTTACTCCTCTTATTAATTTTCCCATTCTTGTATCACTCTCTTTCTAAAATTTATCATATTTAATAATTGTTTTATATTTTTTATAATCTTTTTCAGATAAAATTTTCATTAGTTCTAAATTACTATTTATTCTACTATTTTTATCTAAATATTTTCTTATATTTTTAATTTCTTTTTTATCAAACCCATAGTAATTTAAAAGTTCATCATTAGCTTCATTAATGTATAGAGGTTTCTTTTTTATCTGAGTTTTTATTCTTAATTTTTTACTGAGTTTATCAAAAGTAGCTTCTCCAATTCCCTTAATTCTTTTAAGTTCATTTAAATTTTCAAAACCACCTGTTTTCTCTCTATAATTTACAATGAGTCCTGCTAATCTAATAGTAATTCCTGAATTAGACATCTCTTCTTTAGAAGCTGTATTTATATCTAAGTATTTACTCTCTTCATCTAAAAGATTATCACTCATTATTATATCAAAACTCTCATTATTTTCAAAAGGATTTCCATAAATTATGCTAAAATTCAAGAAAATAATAAATATTAAACTTAAAATTTTTTTCATAAACTCACCTTATTTTTTTAATTTTAAGAATAATGTTTTTTTAGCTTCCATTCTTTCTTCCATCTCTCTTATATAAAGTGCTGGATCTTTAGGATTAACATATCTTTCAATATAATCTCTATATTCATTCTCTGGAACAACTATTTTAGTAATTGCTCCTCCACCTAATCCCATAGTAGATTGATTTTCTTCAATCATCTCAATATTAAAAACAGATTCACAACCTGCTTTTGAATATCCTATATTTTCTCCCCATTCTATTATATTCTTCTGTCTGTACATATAGTAAGGAGAGATTTTCTTTTTAGTTATTAACTCTTTTATAGCTTTTGTTATTATTTCTCCATCTAATCTAACTCTCTCTTGACTCTCTTTAAAAAGATTTGAAGCTCTTTTAAAAGCTAAAGTATGAAT
Proteins encoded in this window:
- a CDS encoding helix-hairpin-helix domain-containing protein; translated protein: MKKILSLIFIIFLNFSIIYGNPFENNESFDIIMSDNLLDEESKYLDINTASKEEMSNSGITIRLAGLIVNYREKTGGFENLNELKRIKGIGEATFDKLSKKLRIKTQIKKKPLYINEANDELLNYYGFDKKEIKNIRKYLDKNSRINSNLELMKILSEKDYKKYKTIIKYDKF